Part of the Salinigranum rubrum genome is shown below.
TTCGCCAGGTCGGGGACGAACGCGCCGGCCATCACGACGGTGACGTACGGGGATGAGAGCCACTCGTAGCGCCACGACAGGAGCGTGGCGAGGCTGTAGGCGATGAGCGCGTGGGCGAGCAGGTCAGGCATCGTCGTCTCCCGTGAGTCGCCTCCTGACGTCGTCGAGTCCGCGGGGAGCGCGGCGGCGGACGAGACCCGTCGGGTCGAGTCGCCACTGTCCGACGAGGCGTACCAGTACCCAGAGCCCGGCGACGAACGAGACGGTGTACGTGTAGAGGTAGTTCTCCGGGGGGACGGTGAAGCCGTTCGTCGTCCTGACGGTGTCCCTGTCGACGAGCGTCCCGAAGACGCGGAGTTGGTCGCCGCGCTGGACCGGTGCGGAGAAGTCGGTGACGGTGATCGTGCGGTGATGACCGCCCCCGCCGTCGATGCGTATCTCGACGGGGTCGGTGCCGACGACGGTGCCCGCGAGGACGACCGGGTCGCCGACGTACTCCTCGGGGAAGGGACCGACGGCCTGTTCGGTCGGATACGCGCCGAGGTCGGGGGCGATGCCGTAGGTGCCGTACCAGAGGCAGAGTCCGAAGAGGCCGACGAGGAGGACGGCGACGAGGAGGGCACGTCGAGCGGGGGCGCGCTCATTGGTGAGGAGAAGTGTCGTGAGGGAGATGAACCATTCGAAGCACGTCACGAACGGCGTCAGTCATACGTGGCGTCGGTCACACGACCCGACGACCGCCGGCGGCCGAGCAGTCACGCGGGATTTCGTGTCCGGTCCTGGCTTCGTTACACGAACGGGGTGCAGGGGCGCTCAGCGCGGTGGGTTCGGTCGTCGTACCAGCCGCTCGACCTCTCTCAGTTCGGTCAACGAGGCCCCCATCGCGGCGAGACTGGTGCACTCCACCCAGTGTGCTTCCGTTCCGGCGACGGTGTTCCCCTCGGCGTCGGTGGTGTCGAACCCCGCAATCGCGTCCTCGACGAGGACGACGTCGTACTCGCGTTCGAGGGCCGCTCGGGCCGTCGCGGCGACAGCCCCCTGTGCGGGCAGTCCCACGACGACGAGTTGGGTGACGCCAGCGGCGTCGAGTCGGTCGCCGAGGTCGGTGTCGAAGAACGCGTTCTGGGTGGCCGCCTCGACGACGAACTCGCCTCGCCGGGGGACGACGGCCGACCCCTGACGGATCGAGCCGTCGCGGTCGAGCAGTGCCGAGGGGTGTCGGGTGTGGACGACCGTCCGGTCCGCCGCACGCCAGGCGGCGACGAGCCGTTCGATCAACTCCTCGGCGTTGTTGTGGCTCCGGTCGCCGAACTCCGGGGCGGGGTACTCCTCGCGGACGTTGACGACGACGAGGGCGGCGCGTCGACACAGACACGGCGACGGAAGCGGGTCGCAGTGGACGAAGTCGGCCTCGCCGACGGAGTCCGTGTAGAGGGCGGCGACGTGCTGTGGGACCACCGATTCGTTCGAGCCCGAGAGGAGGGCCGCTGCTGAGGTGACCGTCGCTCCCAGTCGTTCGAGCGTCGCCAGCGTGATGGCCTGGA
Proteins encoded:
- a CDS encoding isochorismatase family protein; the protein is MNHDHSTPLRAPDDCETGVIVFSGATGTGDRRRDETIRQLRSAGVRNGWHFVAVTPDAHEAGVDGGQVSSHRAGDTRPLASRPPDGHRFDALRDDHVRRELESRRIRRLVLCGGHTNHEVASTARTALDQGYEVVVVAETTRPGTTRTRDGTCSPPQDVQAITLATLERLGATVTSAAALLSGSNESVVPQHVAALYTDSVGEADFVHCDPLPSPCLCRRAALVVVNVREEYPAPEFGDRSHNNAEELIERLVAAWRAADRTVVHTRHPSALLDRDGSIRQGSAVVPRRGEFVVEAATQNAFFDTDLGDRLDAAGVTQLVVVGLPAQGAVAATARAALEREYDVVLVEDAIAGFDTTDAEGNTVAGTEAHWVECTSLAAMGASLTELREVERLVRRPNPPR